The following proteins are encoded in a genomic region of Streptomyces sp. NBC_01723:
- a CDS encoding response regulator transcription factor translates to MQQPHEPAPAQASPDAAPAGSPAGAPAVPARILVVDDDPTVAEVVAGYLERAGHVVDRADDGPAALTRAAAHRPDLVVLDLMLPGMDGLEVCRRLRATGPVPVVMLTARGDEDDRILGLEVGADDYVTKPFSPRELVLRVESVLRRTRPAAGLVPPSAAGLTVDPGARRATKEGAELALTLREFDLLAFFLRHPGRAFAREELMREVWGWDFGDLSTVTVHVRRLRGKVEDDPARPRLIQTVWGVGYRFDPTGRETD, encoded by the coding sequence ATGCAGCAGCCGCACGAGCCCGCCCCCGCACAGGCGTCCCCGGACGCAGCCCCTGCCGGATCGCCCGCCGGGGCCCCCGCCGTCCCCGCCCGGATCCTGGTCGTCGACGACGACCCCACGGTCGCGGAGGTCGTCGCCGGCTACCTGGAGCGCGCCGGGCACGTCGTGGACCGCGCCGACGACGGCCCGGCCGCGCTCACCCGGGCCGCCGCGCACCGGCCGGACCTGGTGGTGCTGGACCTGATGCTGCCCGGCATGGACGGTCTCGAGGTCTGCCGACGGCTGCGCGCCACGGGCCCCGTGCCGGTCGTCATGCTGACCGCCCGCGGCGACGAGGACGACCGCATCCTCGGCCTGGAGGTCGGGGCGGACGACTACGTGACCAAGCCGTTCAGCCCCCGCGAACTGGTGCTGCGGGTGGAGTCGGTACTGCGCCGTACCCGGCCCGCCGCCGGTCTGGTGCCGCCGTCCGCGGCCGGCCTCACCGTCGACCCCGGCGCCCGGCGGGCCACGAAGGAGGGCGCCGAGCTGGCCCTCACCCTGCGCGAGTTCGACCTGCTGGCCTTCTTCCTGCGGCACCCGGGGCGGGCCTTCGCCCGGGAGGAGCTGATGCGGGAGGTGTGGGGCTGGGACTTCGGCGACCTGTCCACCGTCACCGTCCACGTGCGGCGGCTGCGCGGCAAGGTCGAGGACGACCCGGCCCGGCCGCGGCTGATCCAGACCGTGTGGGGCGTGGGCTACCGCTTCGACCCGACGGGGCGGGAGACGGACTGA
- a CDS encoding SCO5918 family protein — MRCVIARYPFDLTKQGVLDSMKGVTPLPVTGESVTIGRRRYPVKQVGEVVTRQDSRDFSGAEVTRAMTRLGFTCHPAPGAEPAPAPAATPVQTASAMLGGPAQPQE; from the coding sequence ATGCGCTGTGTCATCGCCCGGTACCCGTTCGACCTCACCAAGCAAGGGGTGCTGGACTCGATGAAGGGCGTCACGCCCCTGCCCGTCACGGGTGAGTCCGTGACCATCGGCCGCCGCCGCTACCCGGTCAAGCAGGTGGGCGAGGTCGTCACCCGGCAGGACAGCCGCGACTTCTCCGGCGCGGAGGTCACCCGGGCCATGACGCGCCTCGGCTTCACCTGCCACCCGGCTCCCGGTGCCGAGCCCGCCCCGGCGCCCGCCGCCACGCCGGTCCAGACCGCGTCGGCGATGCTCGGAGGACCGGCCCAGCCGCAGGAGTGA
- a CDS encoding DUF952 domain-containing protein, which translates to MIYHVVPLAEWNAEPGRPYAPASLAEDGFVHCSPDEATTLAVVNAYYRAAPRPLLAVLLDEDRLTARCVWEAAAPAPPPGVAEGTLFPHVFGPLDRDAVRRVSEVRWDGAGRATGLS; encoded by the coding sequence ATGATCTACCACGTGGTACCGCTCGCCGAGTGGAACGCCGAACCCGGCCGGCCCTACGCCCCCGCCTCCCTCGCCGAGGACGGGTTCGTGCACTGCTCGCCCGACGAGGCGACCACGCTCGCCGTCGTCAACGCCTACTACCGCGCCGCGCCCCGTCCACTGCTGGCGGTGCTCCTCGACGAGGACCGGCTCACCGCGCGGTGCGTGTGGGAGGCGGCGGCGCCCGCACCGCCGCCCGGGGTCGCCGAGGGCACCCTCTTCCCGCACGTCTTCGGCCCGCTCGACCGCGACGCCGTCCGGCGCGTGAGCGAGGTGCGCTGGGACGGCGCGGGCCGGGCCACGGGACTGTCCTGA
- a CDS encoding cold-shock protein produces MASGTVKWFNSEKGFGFIEQDGGGPDVFAHYSNIAAQGFRELLEGQKVTFDIAQGQKGPTAENIVVA; encoded by the coding sequence ATGGCATCCGGCACCGTGAAGTGGTTCAACTCGGAAAAGGGCTTCGGCTTCATCGAGCAGGACGGCGGCGGCCCCGACGTCTTCGCCCACTACTCGAACATCGCCGCCCAGGGCTTCCGTGAGCTGCTCGAGGGCCAGAAGGTGACCTTCGACATCGCGCAGGGCCAGAAGGGCCCGACCGCCGAGAACATCGTGGTCGCCTGA
- a CDS encoding class F sortase: MSRPAGRALAAAALAVLLAGCGGGAGDAGNAGNDVAASDRPGTTAPPSPGAKSARPLERSVPVGLRIPAVGVDTPVMRLGLAADGTVQVPPVTDDDRAGWYRHSPTPGQVGPSVLLGHVTVGTHGDGVFRHLARLHRGDRIETRLENGAAAEFTVTAVRTVRKAEFPTDDVYGDVNRPELRLITCGGPRVGEEYRDNVIVFAALSATRPAAS; the protein is encoded by the coding sequence ATGAGCCGGCCTGCCGGTCGCGCCCTCGCCGCCGCGGCGCTCGCCGTGCTGCTCGCCGGCTGCGGCGGCGGCGCCGGGGACGCGGGGAACGCGGGGAACGACGTGGCCGCGTCCGACCGCCCCGGCACCACCGCGCCTCCGTCGCCCGGGGCCAAGTCCGCGCGTCCACTGGAGCGTTCGGTGCCGGTCGGCCTGCGCATCCCGGCCGTCGGCGTCGACACCCCGGTGATGCGGCTGGGGCTCGCGGCGGACGGCACGGTGCAGGTCCCGCCCGTCACGGACGACGACCGGGCGGGCTGGTACCGGCACTCGCCGACCCCGGGCCAGGTGGGACCGTCGGTCCTCCTCGGCCACGTCACGGTCGGCACCCACGGCGACGGCGTCTTCCGGCACCTGGCGCGGCTGCACCGGGGCGACCGGATCGAGACGCGCCTGGAGAACGGCGCGGCGGCCGAGTTCACGGTCACCGCCGTACGGACGGTGCGGAAGGCCGAGTTCCCGACGGACGACGTCTACGGGGACGTGAACCGGCCGGAGTTGCGGCTCATCACCTGCGGTGGCCCGCGCGTCGGCGAGGAGTACCGGGACAACGTCATCGTCTTCGCCGCGCTGAGCGCGACGCGTCCCGCGGCCTCCTGA
- a CDS encoding DEAD/DEAH box helicase produces the protein MDRARTRTNDRSRSGGGPRRPSRTAGRSQSPGRRPAAAPQGEFAPPKTITPALPAVDSFAELDLPERMLAALSGEGVSVPFPIQAATLPNSLAGRDVLGRGRTGSGKTLAFGLALLARTAGLRAEPRRPRALVLVPTRELAQQVTDALAPYARAVGLRSATVVGGMSIGRQASALRGGAEVVVATPGRLKDLIDRGDCHLGDVGITVLDEADQMTDMGFMPQVTALLDQVRPDGQRMLFSATLDRNVDRLVRRYLSDPVVHSVDPSAGAVTTMEHHVLHVHEADKQATTVEIAARDGRVIMFLDTKHRVDRLVKHLLKSGVRAAGLHGGKSQPQRTRTLAQFKDGHVTALVATNVAARGIHVDNLDLVVNVDPPGDHKDYLHRGGRTARAGESGSVVTLVTPDQRRDMTRLMISAGITPQVTPVRSGEAELSRITGAQAPSGVPVVITAPVVERPRRAASGTGSSSRGRRGRSGQARSGQAASVPQTRTGQGRGGGQSRSAGEAPRRRPRRQSAGGSAA, from the coding sequence ATGGACCGCGCACGCACACGCACCAATGACCGCAGCCGCTCCGGCGGCGGCCCCCGCCGCCCCTCCCGGACGGCCGGCCGCTCCCAGAGCCCCGGCCGCCGTCCGGCCGCCGCTCCCCAGGGCGAGTTCGCGCCCCCGAAGACGATCACTCCGGCGCTGCCCGCCGTCGACTCGTTCGCCGAGCTCGACCTGCCGGAGCGCATGCTGGCCGCGCTGAGCGGCGAGGGCGTGAGCGTGCCGTTCCCGATCCAGGCGGCGACCCTGCCGAACTCGCTGGCCGGGCGCGACGTACTCGGCCGGGGCCGCACCGGCTCGGGCAAGACCCTCGCCTTCGGCCTCGCCCTGCTGGCCCGCACGGCCGGCCTGCGCGCCGAGCCGCGCAGGCCGCGCGCCCTGGTCCTCGTCCCCACCCGTGAGCTGGCCCAGCAGGTCACCGACGCGCTCGCCCCGTACGCCCGCGCCGTGGGCCTGCGGTCGGCCACCGTGGTCGGCGGCATGTCGATCGGCCGGCAGGCCAGTGCGCTGCGGGGCGGCGCCGAGGTCGTCGTGGCGACGCCGGGACGGCTCAAGGACCTCATCGACCGGGGCGACTGCCACCTCGGCGACGTCGGCATCACCGTGCTCGACGAGGCCGACCAGATGACCGACATGGGCTTCATGCCGCAGGTCACCGCCCTCCTCGACCAGGTGCGGCCGGACGGGCAGCGGATGCTGTTCTCCGCCACCCTGGACCGCAACGTCGACCGGCTGGTCCGCCGCTACCTGTCGGACCCGGTGGTCCACTCCGTCGACCCGTCGGCCGGCGCCGTCACCACGATGGAGCACCACGTGCTGCACGTGCACGAGGCGGACAAGCAGGCCACGACCGTCGAGATCGCGGCGCGCGACGGCCGGGTCATCATGTTCCTGGACACCAAGCACCGGGTGGACCGGCTGGTCAAGCACCTGCTGAAGAGCGGCGTGCGGGCGGCCGGGCTGCACGGCGGCAAGTCCCAGCCGCAGCGCACCCGCACCCTCGCCCAGTTCAAGGACGGGCACGTGACGGCGCTGGTGGCGACCAACGTCGCGGCCCGCGGCATCCACGTCGACAACCTCGACCTGGTCGTCAACGTGGACCCGCCCGGCGACCACAAGGACTACCTGCACCGCGGCGGCCGTACGGCCCGCGCCGGCGAGTCGGGCAGCGTCGTCACCCTGGTCACGCCCGACCAGCGGCGCGACATGACGCGGCTGATGATCTCGGCCGGCATCACCCCGCAGGTCACCCCGGTCCGCTCGGGCGAGGCGGAGCTGTCCCGCATCACCGGTGCGCAGGCTCCCTCCGGCGTCCCCGTCGTCATCACCGCACCGGTCGTGGAGCGCCCGCGGCGTGCCGCGTCCGGCACCGGCTCCTCGTCCCGCGGTCGGCGCGGCCGCTCCGGCCAGGCCCGCTCCGGCCAGGCCGCGTCCGTCCCGCAGACCCGCACCGGTCAGGGCCGCGGCGGCGGTCAGAGCCGCTCCGCCGGCGAAGCCCCGCGGCGCAGGCCGCGCCGCCAGTCCGCCGGTGGTTCGGCGGCCTAG
- a CDS encoding RNA polymerase sigma factor translates to MKRSRDRAASELFAALYPRLAGWCRRLVDDDETAHEIASEAFTRLWARWTSVEEPRGFLYVTAANLVRDHWRKLERERRAVRRVTAEVAVRPHPEQTDPSVRLLVQSLPERLRVPILLHYYADMPIREVSALTGRKEGTVKADLHAARELLRVHLRRSLDHTP, encoded by the coding sequence TTGAAACGGTCCCGTGACAGGGCGGCGTCCGAGCTGTTCGCCGCCCTGTATCCGCGCCTCGCCGGCTGGTGCCGCCGGCTCGTCGACGACGACGAGACGGCCCACGAGATCGCCTCGGAGGCGTTCACCCGGCTCTGGGCCCGCTGGACGTCCGTGGAGGAGCCACGCGGGTTCCTCTACGTGACCGCCGCCAACCTCGTCCGGGATCACTGGCGCAAGCTGGAGCGCGAACGCCGGGCCGTGCGCCGGGTCACCGCGGAGGTCGCCGTACGCCCGCACCCCGAGCAGACCGACCCCTCGGTACGGCTGCTCGTGCAGTCCCTGCCGGAGCGACTGCGGGTGCCGATCCTGCTCCACTACTACGCTGACATGCCGATCCGGGAGGTGTCCGCGCTGACCGGGCGCAAGGAAGGAACCGTCAAGGCCGACCTCCACGCGGCCCGCGAACTGCTCCGCGTCCATCTGAGGAGAAGCCTTGACCACACGCCTTGA
- a CDS encoding glyoxalase — protein sequence MNSIDAITLEVADTEAATRFYSDAFGLDPKQVRVGASDSPTTGFRGFTLSLVVSQPGNVDALLAAAVDAGATVVKPAAKSLWGYGGVVQAPDGTIWQLATSKKKDTGPVTREFDEIVLLLGVEDVKASKQFYVERGLAVGKSFGSKYVEFATEPGTVKLSLYKRRGLAKVAGVDADGSGSHRLVIAAETAPFEDPDGFAWQPAQ from the coding sequence ATGAACTCCATCGACGCCATCACCCTGGAAGTGGCCGACACCGAGGCCGCCACCCGCTTCTACTCCGACGCCTTCGGACTGGACCCGAAGCAGGTCCGCGTCGGCGCCTCCGACTCCCCGACGACCGGCTTCCGCGGCTTCACCCTGTCCCTCGTGGTGTCCCAGCCGGGCAACGTCGACGCGCTGCTCGCCGCCGCCGTGGACGCCGGCGCCACCGTCGTCAAGCCCGCGGCGAAGTCCCTGTGGGGCTACGGCGGCGTCGTCCAGGCACCGGACGGCACGATCTGGCAGCTCGCCACCTCGAAGAAGAAGGACACCGGCCCGGTCACGCGCGAGTTCGACGAGATCGTGCTCCTGCTCGGAGTCGAGGACGTGAAGGCCAGCAAGCAGTTCTACGTCGAGCGCGGGCTCGCCGTCGGCAAGAGCTTCGGGAGCAAGTACGTCGAGTTCGCCACCGAACCGGGCACGGTCAAGCTCTCCCTCTACAAGCGGCGCGGCCTCGCCAAGGTCGCGGGCGTCGACGCCGACGGCAGCGGCTCGCACCGCCTCGTCATCGCCGCGGAGACCGCGCCGTTCGAGGACCCCGACGGCTTCGCCTGGCAACCCGCGCAGTAA
- a CDS encoding NAD-dependent epimerase/dehydratase family protein → MRVLVTGHAGFIGSHVVAALREHGHEPVGYDVREDPAADVRDPSAVAKALTGVDAVCHQAAMVGLGNGFADAAEYVSRNDLGTAVLLAAMAEAGVGRLVLAGSMVVYGEGRYECARHGVVRPGPRAVADLDAGRFEPPCPVCGAALSPGLVGEDAPTDPRNVYATTKLAQEHLAAAWARSAGATAVSLRYHNVYGPGMPRDTPYAGVASFFRSALARGEAPRVFEDGGQRRDFVHVRDVAAANVAALTADRPYGTLTAYNAGSGDPHTVGEMATALAEAYGGPEPVVTGEYRLGDVRHITADSTRLRTDLSWHPRVDFREGMREFARAGLRGD, encoded by the coding sequence ATGCGCGTACTGGTCACCGGCCATGCCGGGTTCATCGGGTCCCATGTCGTGGCGGCACTGCGGGAGCACGGGCACGAGCCCGTCGGATACGACGTCCGCGAGGATCCCGCCGCCGACGTGCGCGACCCCTCGGCGGTCGCCAAGGCGCTCACCGGGGTGGACGCCGTGTGCCACCAGGCGGCGATGGTGGGGCTCGGCAACGGGTTCGCCGACGCGGCGGAGTACGTCTCGCGCAACGACCTCGGCACCGCCGTCCTGCTCGCCGCGATGGCGGAGGCGGGCGTGGGGCGGCTCGTGCTCGCCGGGTCGATGGTCGTGTACGGCGAGGGGCGCTACGAGTGCGCACGGCACGGCGTGGTGCGGCCCGGCCCGCGTGCCGTCGCCGACCTGGACGCGGGCCGGTTCGAGCCGCCGTGCCCGGTGTGCGGCGCGGCCCTGTCCCCGGGGCTGGTCGGCGAGGACGCGCCCACCGACCCGCGCAACGTGTACGCGACGACCAAGCTGGCCCAGGAGCATCTGGCCGCCGCCTGGGCGCGGTCGGCCGGCGCAACGGCGGTGTCGCTGCGCTACCACAACGTGTACGGCCCCGGGATGCCCCGCGACACCCCGTACGCCGGGGTCGCCTCCTTCTTCCGCTCCGCGCTCGCCCGCGGCGAGGCCCCCCGGGTCTTCGAGGACGGCGGCCAGCGCCGGGACTTCGTGCACGTACGGGACGTGGCCGCGGCCAACGTCGCGGCGCTGACGGCCGACCGCCCGTACGGCACGCTCACCGCCTACAACGCCGGCAGCGGCGACCCGCACACGGTGGGCGAGATGGCCACCGCCCTCGCCGAGGCGTACGGCGGCCCCGAACCGGTCGTCACCGGCGAGTACCGCCTGGGCGACGTACGCCACATCACCGCCGACTCCACCCGCCTGCGCACCGACCTGTCCTGGCACCCCCGGGTCGACTTCCGGGAGGGCATGCGGGAGTTCGCCCGGGCGGGTCTGCGGGGGGATTGA
- a CDS encoding sortase-dependent protein: MRRTILSAVALACTAVLAGTAPAFADDPSPAPTKVPAQSTPSPVPSEAPTKAATPSPSEPGTADEAPTPAPADGQVSAVPEGAPDTGVATPEPGGTDEGLVGAGAGAVLVAGGAVLFVVRRRRAATGA; the protein is encoded by the coding sequence ATGCGCCGCACCATCCTCAGCGCCGTGGCCCTGGCCTGCACCGCCGTACTGGCCGGCACCGCCCCCGCGTTCGCCGACGACCCCAGCCCCGCGCCCACCAAGGTCCCGGCCCAGAGCACCCCGAGCCCCGTGCCGAGCGAGGCCCCGACCAAGGCTGCGACCCCCTCGCCCAGCGAGCCGGGCACGGCGGACGAGGCGCCCACCCCCGCCCCGGCCGACGGCCAGGTCTCCGCCGTGCCCGAGGGCGCCCCCGACACCGGCGTCGCGACCCCGGAGCCGGGCGGGACCGACGAGGGGCTGGTCGGCGCGGGCGCCGGTGCCGTGCTCGTCGCGGGCGGCGCGGTCCTCTTCGTCGTACGGCGTCGGCGGGCGGCGACCGGGGCATGA
- a CDS encoding sensor histidine kinase, whose amino-acid sequence MHDTLLIALYAFAGAAVTGLAGAAVLRLIRRRSLTASLAVVAAVAVLAMLAGTLAVAWAMFLSPHDLSVVTTVAAMAAVVSLATALLLGRWVVARSRELTAAARSFGDDGDYAAPTVPATAELDALSRELAATSARLAESRERERALETSRRELVAWISHDLRTPLAGLRAMSEALEDGVAADPDRYLRQIRTEVERLNDMVGDLFELSRIHAGALALAPARISLYDLVGDALAGADPLAREHGVRLVGDAVAAVPVEVDGKEMSRVLGNLLVNAIRRTPADGTVAVAAEPSPEGVVLSVSDGCGGIPEDDLPRVFDTGWRGTHARTPPAGAGLGLAIVRGIVEAHRGRTTVHNIPGGCRFEVTLPLADA is encoded by the coding sequence ATGCACGACACCCTCCTCATCGCCCTGTACGCCTTCGCCGGCGCCGCCGTCACCGGGCTGGCCGGCGCGGCCGTGCTGCGGCTGATCCGGCGGCGCTCGCTGACCGCGTCGCTCGCGGTGGTGGCGGCGGTCGCCGTCCTCGCGATGCTCGCGGGCACGCTCGCCGTCGCCTGGGCGATGTTCCTGTCCCCGCACGACCTGTCCGTGGTCACCACCGTCGCGGCGATGGCGGCCGTGGTGTCGCTGGCCACCGCGCTGCTGCTGGGCCGCTGGGTGGTCGCCCGCAGCCGAGAACTGACCGCCGCCGCACGCTCGTTCGGCGACGACGGCGACTACGCGGCCCCCACCGTCCCGGCGACCGCCGAACTCGACGCCCTCAGCCGTGAACTGGCCGCCACCAGCGCCCGCCTCGCCGAGTCCCGGGAACGCGAGCGCGCCCTGGAGACCTCCCGGCGCGAACTGGTCGCCTGGATCTCGCACGACCTGCGCACGCCGCTGGCCGGCCTGCGGGCCATGTCCGAGGCCCTGGAGGACGGCGTCGCCGCGGACCCCGACCGCTACCTCCGCCAGATCCGCACCGAGGTGGAACGCCTCAACGACATGGTCGGCGACCTGTTCGAACTCTCCCGCATCCACGCCGGTGCGCTCGCCCTCGCCCCCGCCCGGATCTCGCTCTACGACCTGGTCGGCGACGCCCTCGCGGGCGCGGACCCGCTCGCGCGGGAGCACGGCGTACGGCTGGTGGGCGACGCGGTGGCGGCGGTGCCGGTCGAGGTGGACGGCAAGGAGATGAGCCGCGTCCTCGGCAACCTCCTGGTCAACGCCATCCGCCGCACCCCCGCCGACGGCACGGTCGCCGTCGCCGCCGAACCCTCGCCCGAGGGCGTGGTGCTCTCCGTCTCCGACGGCTGCGGCGGCATCCCCGAGGACGACCTGCCGCGCGTCTTCGACACCGGCTGGCGCGGCACCCACGCCCGTACCCCTCCGGCCGGCGCGGGTCTGGGCCTGGCCATCGTCCGCGGCATCGTGGAAGCCCACCGCGGCCGCACCACGGTCCACAACATCCCCGGCGGCTGCCGCTTCGAGGTGACCCTCCCCCTGGCCGACGCCTGA